From the Deinococcus sonorensis KR-87 genome, the window GCCGCCGCCTCCGCCTGCGCGTTCAGGTGCAGCGCGTAGGCCAGCTGCAACCGCACGCGGGCCAGCTCGGCCAGGTTACCCGCCACCTCCAGGTCCGCCACCACCGCCTGCAGCTCTTCCACCGCCTCGCCCAGGTTGCCCATCCGGCGGTTGATCATGGCGCGCACCACCCGCAAGGTGGGCGGAAACTGGCCGTGTTCGTCCACGGGCGCCTGATACAGCAGGCGCATCGCCTCCGACAGCTGCCCGGCCTGCAGCAGCAGCTCGGCGCGCTTCACCATCGCCCAGATCAGGTGCTCGTAGTCGCCCAGCTGCTCGGCATTCACCATCACCCGCTGCACCAGCCGCACATACTCCTCGCGCTCGATCTCGCCCACGCTGTAGAGCATCGAGCGGGCCACCGACACATAGATCTGCCCGCTCAGGTCATCCGGCCCCGACAGCGTCTCCAGCTCCTCCACCACCTGCTTCACGCGGCCGTAGTCCTTGTGCTGGAACAGGATCAGCGCCAGATTTCGTAGCGCGGTCAGCAGCAATGGCCGCGCCTGGTGCCGGCGGAACACGTCGATGGCCTGCTCCAACGACTGCCGGGACTTGCGCAGCTGACCGTCGTCGAACTGAATGGCGGCGATGGTCTGGCCGATCTTGGCGGCCCCCAGGTCGTCGCCCAGCAGCAGGTAGCCACGCCGCGCCCGGTCCAGCAGCTGCTGGGCGCTGCGGGCCTGTCCCAGCTGATACTGCACCGTGCCCAGCCAGCGGGAGCCGCGCATCAGCAGCTCGCCTGACAGCTGTGGCAGCACCGCCCGCAAATGTTCGTCCGCCTCGCGCAGCCGCCCCTGCGCCCGCAGCAGGTTGCCGTACTCCACCGAGGCCTCCAGATCGCCCAGCAGGATGGCCAGCTGCAGCGGCTCCTCGGCCAGGGCGATGGCGCCGGTCCGCAGCAGTGAAATGCCCAGCACCGCCTGCTGACGCGCGTCGGCCCGGTCCGGGACCGCAGGAAGGGCGGCCATCGCCTCGTGGTAGGCGCCGGCCCGGTACAACGTCTCGAAATCGCCCTCCACGACGTTCACCGTAGCATCACAACCGTGATCGTAGAGTGGTCGCATGACACGCCTTCGTAAGCTGATCTCGGTCCTGGCCCTCATGAGTGCGTTCACGCTGGTCCAGGCGGGCGCCACGGCCAGCAGCGTCACGCCCGGCACCACCCAGACCACCCAGGGCGTGGGCAGCGGCTTCTCCATCGGCACCAACTGAGATGGCACCGGAGCCTGCTCCCCAGCGGGCCGGCGCTCCAGGGGGCACCCCCAGCCCTGAAGCGGCGCGCCCAACCCCAGCCGACCGGCTGCTGGAAGCCAAGGTGGACCGGCTGCTGTTCACCGCCCTGGCCCCCGCGCCCGCACATTTGATCCTCATCTGCGGCCCCAACTGACTCACCTATACTTAACCCTCTGACCGTCTGTTAAAGGAGTTCCCTTCCCTTGTCCCAATCCAACGACCCGGTGGTGCCCGCCACGCTGACCACCCAGCAGCGAGACCTGGACCGTACACCGCTGGGCCAGGACCCGCTGCTGGCGCTTCAGCCGTCGGCGCTGTTCCTGCTGGACGACACGGGCGTGGTGCGCCGGGTGGGCGGAGCGTGGCAGCAGGTGACCGGCATTGCGCCGGCCGACGCGGTGGGACAGCCGCTCAGCAGCTGGCTGCGGCTGCCCAACACCCTCTTTCCGGAGGGGCTCTTCACGGTCAGCGGCCACTGTGACGAGGCGATCCTGACCGGCGTGAGCGGAGCGCGGCGGGTACGGGTGGTCTGGCAGCGGCAGGGCCGACAGATCGCCGGGCATCTAGAACAGCACACGCTGTCGGCCCGCGCGGCCTATGAGGCGTCGGTGCGCGAGCAGCAGGCGCAGGAGGCGCTGGACGAGGCGCTGTCCTGCCTGGGCGCCAGCCTGGACGCGGTCCACGGCGCGCACGTGCAGCGCATGAGCCGCTACGCCATCCGGCTGGCCGAGGCAGCCGGACTGTCGGCCGAGGAGGTGCGCTGGGTGCGCTGGGGCGCGTCGCTGCACGACGTGGGCAAGTCGCGGGTGCCGGCCGAGATCCTGTGGAAGCAGGGACCGCTCACCCCCACCGAGTTCGAGGTGCTGCTGCACCATCCGAGCTGGGGCGCGCAGCTGGTGGAGGAGCTGACCTTCCTGCCGCTCCCGGTGCGCGAGGCGATCCTGCACCATCACGAGCGCTATGACGGCCAGGGCTACCCGGCCGGCCTGAGCGCCGACACCATTCCGCTGACCGCCCGGGTGGTGGCCATCGCGGACGTGTTTGACGCCTTGACCAGCGTGCGCTCCTACAAGCCCGCCTGGAGCTACCAGCAGGCGGCCGAGCATCTGGTGCAGGGGGCAGGCCGGCAGTTCGACCCGTGGCTGGTGCGGGTGTTCGTGCTGGACGTGCTGCATTTTGAAAGTCTCCGGGACCAGCTGGACCAGCCGGCTGGCTGACCCGGCAGCGGCAACCCGCCCGCACAGCGCCGGCTTTTCTGAAGTGTGAGACGGACACCCCGGACGTCGGCCCCGGGGCGGGCTCTGCTGGAACGGCTGCACTCAGCCCTCCTCAGCGGATAATGCGGGCCGGTTCAATGTTGGCGGCGCGGCGGGCCGGTACCAGGGCCGCCAGCAGCGTGGTAGCCAGCCCCACCACGTTCACCCACAGCACGTCCAGCGGGCGCACCTCCACCGGCAGGGCGCTGATGAAGTACAGGTCCCCGGGAATCTGGAACGGGCGCACGGTGAAGTAGGCGCTGATGCCCAGCCCCAGCAAGTCGCCCAGCAGCAGCCCGGCCAGCCCCAGCAGCAGGCCCTCGGTCACGAACAGCCGGGTGATATCGCCGCGTGTGGCCCCGATGGCCCGCAGAATGGCGATCTCCTGGGTCTTTTCAAAGACCGTCAGCGTCAGCACGTTGGCGATGCCGAAGGCCGCCACCACCACGATCAGGAACACCACGAAGCCGATCACGCGTTTCTGCAGGTCCAGCTGTTGCAGCAGGGTGCCGTACAGGCTCTGCCACGGCAGCGGCGTGTAGCTGCGCCGCTCGGTCAGCCCCCGGCCCACCTGTGGGGCCAGTGCCGGGTCGTGCAGCCGCATCTGGTAGCCGGTGATGGTCTGGGTCTGCCGGATCTGCTGCAGGGTGCCGAGGCTGGTAAAGGCGTAGGCCGAGTCGATCAGGTAGTTGCCGGTGCTGAAGAGGCCGCGCACCTTCAGTTCGGCGCGGCGCTGCTGGCTGTTGAGCAGCCGCACCGTGTCGCCGGTGAAGGCGCCGACGCTCTGGGCCAGGCTGCTGCCCAGCATCACTTCGCCGGGGCCGAGGGTGCGCAGAACGGCTGATTCTTCCGGCCGGAGCTGCAGCACTCGCGCCGCGTCCGGCGTCAGGCCGAAGAGCGTGGCAAAGTCCACCCCGGCGCTGCGCCCACTGCTGGCCGGCCGGGTAAGCAGCCCCTTGTCGGCCAGGAAGGGGGTGAAGGCCAGCACCCGTGGGTCATTGGCCAGCGCCTGTTCCAGCGCGGTGTCGCGCGGCGCCGGAACAAAGCGGGTGAGGCTCAGGTGCGGACTGGCGCGCAGGGTGGCGTCAATCAGGGAACGCGAGAAGCCGTTGGTGAGGCTCAGGGCGGCGATCAGCACCATCACGCCCACCGCGATCCCCAGCACCGTGATCAGGTTCTGGGTGCGGCGGCGGCGCAGGTGTGCCCGGCTGAGCATGCCGCTGAGGGTGGGAAGCCGGGCGGCGGACGAAGACGAGGGAGCCACGTTCAGCGAGCATAGCAGCCGGATCAAAAAATGGCCCGCAGGGGGCCACGGTCCAGCGGCCTCCGTTCAGTTCACGGCGGTGATGCGGATGTTGCGGGTGCCCCATTGCAGCGCCTCGCTGCGGGTGCCCATCCAGACGTCGACCGTGTTGACCATGCGCGGGTGCATGGTGTCTTCGACCACAAAGATCCGGCCCTTGAGCAGCGCGTTGTAGCGGCCACTCAGGTCCTCGATGGTGATCTTGCTGCCGTAAGGAAAGCGGCGCAGCAGGTCGCGGCTCAGCGCCACCGTCCCAAACCGCACGCGCGTGCCGGTGGCGGTGATGTACGGCGAGTTGTCGGTCTGACCGGGCGTGCTGTTGTAGGCGGTGGACCGCACCACGGCCGACCGACCGGTGCTGCGGGCGCTGCCCTGGGCCAGCTGGATGCCGGCAGCGCGTGCGGCGGCGGCCGACTGGGCTGAGGTGACGGGAGCCGCGACCGGGGTGGATGCAGCCTTCACCGGTGCGAGGGCGGTCTGAATAGCTTGAAGCGCCACGCTGGCGCTGGGGAGGGCAGGTGTTGCAGAAGCCAGTGTGGCCGCGCCCAGGATCAGACCCATGCCTGCTCCAATGAGGTGCTTCGATACCATGTCAGACTCCTTCGGGGCCGCCCAGCGGAACGGGCCAGCCCGAGCGGTACACCGTCAATACAGAGGTGCTCAATTCAACTTGCAGATCCCGGCAGATCACCAGGACTGCGACTTCCCAGAGCTTATGGACGACGCATGAGCATCAAATTTGATATGTGCCCGAAACGACTCATAACTTCAGGCCAAATCAACGTGTGAAAAAGTTCATTCTTGCCAGTTTCTGTCCAGCAGAACAGTGTTTTTTAAATGAGAAGTGTTCTAATCATCTCATCCATGTACTCATTTTCTTTTCGGGGAAGTCCTTAGAATAGGCTGGTTCAGGGTCAAATTCAGACGCGAAAGCCCACCTTCCGGTGGGCTAGATCACGTTTCAAAATGGCGGCTTGGCCTTTCCCCCCATTGCCAACACGGCAGAGGCAGGCGCGTAGCCATTCATTCTCACATTTTATTCATGTTCAGGGCTGGGCAGAGCGGCCCACTTGGACAGCACCGCCGCCGCCACATCGCGGTAGATGGGAGCCGCCAGCATCGAACCGTGGTAATTCTCCTTGGCGCCGTGAACCATCACGGCCAGCGTGATGCGCGGCCGGTCAGCCGGGAAGAAGCCGGCAAAGGTGCTGTCGTAGATGCTGCTGCTGTACCGGCCATCAATCACCACCTGGGCGGTGCCAGTCTTGCCGGCCAGATCAAAGCCCTTGATGCCCGCCTGGGTGGGAATGCCGTCACGAATCACGTTGTGCAGCAGCGTGCGGATGGTGCGGGCGGTCTGAGGGCTGATCACCTCGCGCCGTTCCCCCTGCGGCTCACCCACCACCAGCTGCGGCGAGACGTACAGCCCGTCGTTGGCCAGCGCGTTGTAGGCCGCGGCCAGCTGCAGGGTGGTGCTGCTCATGCCCTGACCGAAGGCGTTGGTGGTGCGCACCAGATCATCCCAGCGGCGCAGCGGCTGCAGCGTGCCGCTGGCGCTCGGCAGGCCGGTCAGCTCCACATCCTGACCGAAGCCGTAGCTGGTGAGGTAGCGGCGCAGGCGCTCATTGGGAAAATGCTCCACCACATGCGACATGCCCACGTTGCTGCTGTAGCGCAGGACCTGCTGGGTGGTCAGGGCCTTGGGGTGCGGCACCGCGTCGTGAATGGTGGACCCGAACCGCCCGCCCACGCGCCGCGACATCGGGGTGTCGTAGAGGGTGCCAGGGCTGGTCAGGCCTTCCTGCAGCGCAGCCGCCACCACCAGCCCCTTGATGGTGGACCCCGGCTCGAAGCGGTCCAAGAAGGGCCGGTTGCGCCGGGCCGCGTCGTTGTAGTCGCGCCAGTGGTTCGGATCGAAGGGCGGGTAGCTGGCGGCCGCCAGCACCTTGCCGGTCCGCACGTCCAGTGCCACCAGCGAGGCGTACTCGGCGTCGTGGGCCAGCACACCCTTCTTCAGCTCATCCTCGGCCGCCGCCTGAATCGCCGGATCAATCGTCAGCGTGACGTTCTGCCCGGCCGAGAGCTGGGCATCATAGGCGTTCTCCAGCCCCTCCAGGCCCCGCTCGGTGCCCATCATGCCCAGCAGCTGCCCGGCCAGCGCGCCGTTCGGGTACACCCGCCGGTCGCCCACCGAGCGGGCCAGCACCGCGCCCCCCTCGGTCACGATGCTGCCGCGCACCTGCAGCACCGCGCGCCGGACCCCCTGCGGCAGACCCCATTCCAGCTGAGCATAGGCCCAGACCAGCATGCTGAACGCCAGCAGCGCGAGGACCTGCATGAACCTGGAGCGGGCACGGATTTTCATTTCCATCGGGTGGTGACCTCAAGCGGAGCGGGGTGGGGGGGTGGGGGGGAAGATCGGCGGGAAGCGGGACCGACGGCAGCACCTGCACCGATTTGGGGGCCTGGGCGTACGTCTGCATGCCGTTGGCCAGCGCCCAGTCGCGTACGCGTTGTTCGCTGGTCAGGCCCTGCACCTCCACGCTCAGCTCGTCGCGCTGGCGCTGCAGATCGGTGCGCTCCTGCCGGATGTCGCGCAGCTGCTGGTAGGTGTCGCGGGTCTGAAACCGCAGCGTGACCAGGGCGCAGGCCAGCAGCAGATAAATCAGGATGTAGCGCAGCGCCCGCGCCCGCCAGGTGCTGGCCGAGAGCTGCGCGGTCATGGCTGCACCGGCCGTTTCTCGGCGGCGCGCAGCTTGGCGCTGCGCGAGCGCGGGTTGCGCTCCTCTTCCTCGGGCGTGGCGGTCAGCGGGCGCTTGCTGAGCGGCTCCAGGTCCGGCTGCCCCTTCATCCAGCGCTTCACGATGCGGTCTTCCAGGCTGTGAAAGCTGATGACCGCCAGCCGGCCTCCGGGTGCCAGCAGCCGGTGGGCCGCCTCCAGGCCGTCCCGCAGCGCCCCCAGCTCGTCGTTGACGTGAATTCGCAGCGCCTGGAAGGTGCGCCGGGCCGGATGGATGCCGCGCGCGTGCCCGCCGGGATACGCCCGCTTGATCAGCTCGGCCAGTTCAGTGGTGGTGCGGATCGGGGCACGGTCGCGGGCCGCCACGATCGCCCGCGCGATGCGCCGCGAATGCCGCTCCTCGCCGTACTCGTAAATGATGGCCGCCAGCTCCTCGTCGCTGAGCGTGTTCACCACGTCGGCCGCGCTGTCGCCACTCTGGCTCATCCGCATGTCCAGCGGCGCCTCGGTGTGGTAGGAGAAGCCGCGCTGGCTGTCGTCCAGCTGGAAGCTGGACACGCCGATGTCCAGCAGCACCCCGTCCACCTGCGTCACGCCCAGCGGAGCGAGCAGCTCCTCCATGTCGCGGTAGTTGCCCTGCACCAGTTGCAGGTCTTCCAGTTCGCCGGCCTCCACGCGGCTGAGCGCGTAGGGGTCCTGGTCAATGCCGATCACGCGCGCGCCGCTCTTCAGAAGCAGCCGGGTGTGGCCGCCCCCGCCCAGCGTGCCGTCCACGTAGAGCTTGCCGGGGCCGGGATTCAGGGCCTCCAGCACCTCCTGAGCGAGGACCGGCAGATGGGTGAGGGTGGGGGGCTGGGTCATGGATGGGGTCCCGGAAGTCACAAGAGTCAGGCGATGAAGTTGGCCAGCAGATCGGGGCGGGGCGGGTCGTCCTGCACGGCCTGAATGGCGGCGTCCCAGCGGGCTGGGTTCCACAGTTCCAGGCGCCCGGGGGCGCCGGCCACCACCACCTCGGTGTTCAGGTCGGCGAACGTCCGCAGCGGCTGCGGCACCGAAACGCGGCTCTGGTTGTCGAGCCGGCTCTTGCTAGCGCCGCTGTAGAAGAAGCGGACGAAGGCGCGGCTGCCCGGATCGGTGAGCGGGAGCGTTTCCAGCTGCTCCTCCACCCGCTTCCAGGCCGCCAGCGGAAAGATGTACAGGCAGCCTTCCATGCCGCGCGTCAGGATCATGCCGTCTTCCACAAATTCACGGAACGCGGGCGGCACCACCACCCGGCCCTTGTCATCGATCGAGTACGGATATTCACCAAACGGCAAGACGCTCCTCTACGGTTTCCCACCGGCACCCACCCCAAGTGGCCGATCTGCTGCCAGAAAAGTCGCCTGGACACGGTGCTGCGCCGATGCGCGAAGTGTAACACCCGTTTCCACGTTTTACCACTGTTTCCCACATTTCCCCCCGAAACGCGGGAAAGTGTTCCCCTTTTCCCCACGCGGATACCCCGGCACCCTGCTCACTCCGGTTCGCGGGCCCACCGTCAGGGACCTCCGTCCGGGCAGGCGCCTCTACACTGCGGCCATGACCCGCACCTCTGCTCCACCGCCCACCGCCCTCTACGGCGCCGTGTTGGCCGGCATCGGCGTGGCCCTGGGGGCCTTCGGCGCCCACGGCCTGA encodes:
- a CDS encoding SARP family transcriptional regulator; this encodes MNVVEGDFETLYRAGAYHEAMAALPAVPDRADARQQAVLGISLLRTGAIALAEEPLQLAILLGDLEASVEYGNLLRAQGRLREADEHLRAVLPQLSGELLMRGSRWLGTVQYQLGQARSAQQLLDRARRGYLLLGDDLGAAKIGQTIAAIQFDDGQLRKSRQSLEQAIDVFRRHQARPLLLTALRNLALILFQHKDYGRVKQVVEELETLSGPDDLSGQIYVSVARSMLYSVGEIEREEYVRLVQRVMVNAEQLGDYEHLIWAMVKRAELLLQAGQLSEAMRLLYQAPVDEHGQFPPTLRVVRAMINRRMGNLGEAVEELQAVVADLEVAGNLAELARVRLQLAYALHLNAQAEAAAAVLKDALQGLLRSTVQASMRAELEEMSELLHYAALEPSLAPYLTPVMDSLAGVLSGEQADHEPGEQVRLHLHTLGRISVLRGGDELRAPTRWSVPLLVYLALHPGRTVTEIGLDLWPDSEPGRASQSLRKTIQLLREVLGQDAVVREGPRNVSRYRLGPGLNIDLDLTRFLQAVRQGEIARALSLYRGEFLPGLDDSEWVRQQREEARLALTYELRHQLQTLHAAHQWRRLILLANQYLRVDPYDLEVHELRVEAARRVGTAPELARYVAAMNASGLDS
- a CDS encoding HD-GYP domain-containing protein, giving the protein MSQSNDPVVPATLTTQQRDLDRTPLGQDPLLALQPSALFLLDDTGVVRRVGGAWQQVTGIAPADAVGQPLSSWLRLPNTLFPEGLFTVSGHCDEAILTGVSGARRVRVVWQRQGRQIAGHLEQHTLSARAAYEASVREQQAQEALDEALSCLGASLDAVHGAHVQRMSRYAIRLAEAAGLSAEEVRWVRWGASLHDVGKSRVPAEILWKQGPLTPTEFEVLLHHPSWGAQLVEELTFLPLPVREAILHHHERYDGQGYPAGLSADTIPLTARVVAIADVFDALTSVRSYKPAWSYQQAAEHLVQGAGRQFDPWLVRVFVLDVLHFESLRDQLDQPAG
- a CDS encoding ABC transporter permease is translated as MLSRAHLRRRRTQNLITVLGIAVGVMVLIAALSLTNGFSRSLIDATLRASPHLSLTRFVPAPRDTALEQALANDPRVLAFTPFLADKGLLTRPASSGRSAGVDFATLFGLTPDAARVLQLRPEESAVLRTLGPGEVMLGSSLAQSVGAFTGDTVRLLNSQQRRAELKVRGLFSTGNYLIDSAYAFTSLGTLQQIRQTQTITGYQMRLHDPALAPQVGRGLTERRSYTPLPWQSLYGTLLQQLDLQKRVIGFVVFLIVVVAAFGIANVLTLTVFEKTQEIAILRAIGATRGDITRLFVTEGLLLGLAGLLLGDLLGLGISAYFTVRPFQIPGDLYFISALPVEVRPLDVLWVNVVGLATTLLAALVPARRAANIEPARIIR
- a CDS encoding peptidoglycan D,D-transpeptidase FtsI family protein, which gives rise to MLARSVGDRRVYPNGALAGQLLGMMGTERGLEGLENAYDAQLSAGQNVTLTIDPAIQAAAEDELKKGVLAHDAEYASLVALDVRTGKVLAAASYPPFDPNHWRDYNDAARRNRPFLDRFEPGSTIKGLVVAAALQEGLTSPGTLYDTPMSRRVGGRFGSTIHDAVPHPKALTTQQVLRYSSNVGMSHVVEHFPNERLRRYLTSYGFGQDVELTGLPSASGTLQPLRRWDDLVRTTNAFGQGMSSTTLQLAAAYNALANDGLYVSPQLVVGEPQGERREVISPQTARTIRTLLHNVIRDGIPTQAGIKGFDLAGKTGTAQVVIDGRYSSSIYDSTFAGFFPADRPRITLAVMVHGAKENYHGSMLAAPIYRDVAAAVLSKWAALPSPEHE
- a CDS encoding cell division protein FtsL, which translates into the protein MTAQLSASTWRARALRYILIYLLLACALVTLRFQTRDTYQQLRDIRQERTDLQRQRDELSVEVQGLTSEQRVRDWALANGMQTYAQAPKSVQVLPSVPLPADLPPHPPTPLRLRSPPDGNENPCPLQVHAGPRAAGVQHAGLGLCSAGMGSAAGGPARGAAGARQHRDRGGRGAGPLGGRPAGVPERRAGRAAAGHDGHRAGPGGAGERL
- the rsmH gene encoding 16S rRNA (cytosine(1402)-N(4))-methyltransferase RsmH, whose protein sequence is MTQPPTLTHLPVLAQEVLEALNPGPGKLYVDGTLGGGGHTRLLLKSGARVIGIDQDPYALSRVEAGELEDLQLVQGNYRDMEELLAPLGVTQVDGVLLDIGVSSFQLDDSQRGFSYHTEAPLDMRMSQSGDSAADVVNTLSDEELAAIIYEYGEERHSRRIARAIVAARDRAPIRTTTELAELIKRAYPGGHARGIHPARRTFQALRIHVNDELGALRDGLEAAHRLLAPGGRLAVISFHSLEDRIVKRWMKGQPDLEPLSKRPLTATPEEEERNPRSRSAKLRAAEKRPVQP
- the mraZ gene encoding division/cell wall cluster transcriptional repressor MraZ, whose translation is MPFGEYPYSIDDKGRVVVPPAFREFVEDGMILTRGMEGCLYIFPLAAWKRVEEQLETLPLTDPGSRAFVRFFYSGASKSRLDNQSRVSVPQPLRTFADLNTEVVVAGAPGRLELWNPARWDAAIQAVQDDPPRPDLLANFIA